From Victivallis lenta:
ACTTCCGAAATACGGAATCTCTTTTGACCTCCGACCTGATACGTGGGCAGACCGCTTTTTCGCAGTTTCATCAATGTTGAAATGCTGATGCCGAGATATTCGCATACCTCCTGCCGGGTGACATACGGTTCTCCGTACAGTTCTCTCTTTGCCCAGTCGGGGCAAACCATATTTGATTTTCGTTGGGGCATAATACCTCCTAAAATAAAATATTAGCCGGTATCCCCGCACACGATTCCTCGGAATCATGCTGTCAACGGTTCGTGTATCCGGTTTTAAACTGGATAAAGCTGTT
This genomic window contains:
- a CDS encoding helix-turn-helix domain-containing protein, which gives rise to MPQRKSNMVCPDWAKRELYGEPYVTRQEVCEYLGISISTLMKLRKSGLPTYQVGGQKRFRISEVNEFIGKYGKEG